ACAGATATAACTTTATACTATAACCCTCACAGATTCTTTTGCCATGCCGTCCAGAGAATTTATCCTGGAACTTCTGAGAAAAAGTGTGCATCTGGTCTCAATCCTTATCGTGATCATCTACGAATTTTTCGGAAAGGAAGCCGTGCTGTGGGTGCTCATACTATTTCTTGTAACTGTTCTTGTTCTTGACTATTTCCGGATTGAGCATAAAATTCGAATACCTCTTTTCTATATCATGTACAGAAAAACTGAAGCCGACCGCTTTGGAGGCCATATCTTCTTTACGCTCGGAGCTATTTCCGTAATATCACTTTTCAGCCGGGAAATCGCTTATGCTGCTATCCTTATGACGACCTTCGGTGACCTGGCTGCGGCTCTGATAGGGAAATTCTACGGGAAAAGACGGGTTTTTCAAAAAATATTTAAAAACGATAAATCAATTGAGGGCTCCGCCTCGGAATTCATTATCGATTTCCTTATCGGGATGCTTATAGTCGGAAATCCCATAGTCTCCCTGGTAATGGCTTTCTTTGCAACCCTTATGGAAACCGCAGTCAACAAAATTGATGATAACCTTATAGTGCCGGTTTTCGCCGGTTTTTTCGGACAGGTAACCCTAGCTCTTCTGGCGTGTTTATAACAGATTTTAAAAAATTATAAAAGAGTGTCCTTAATTTGAAGGATGTTTTAGAAGGATGCTATAGAAGTACACCATGGTTTGAAGAATTTTTTTCCCCTATGGGTACTCCGTGAAGGAAATTTCCTGAACATTTAAAGAGCCCCAACATTTAAAGAGCCCATTAGGGGTTCTTATGTTCATGTTTCTGCCTCAACCTGCGCATTTTAAAGCTTTCTCATCTCCTTTATGCGCCTTGCAAGGATTTCACCCAGGTAAAGCACAAGCGCCGCAAGGAGCACAGGCATCTTCAAGCTCACAGGCTCGTCTGACTGCCTTTCCGAGTTTTGCCGAGCATCTTTCAGGAGAAGGGCTCTTGCATCCTTTTCAGTATATATCTTCCCTCCGGTTGCAAGGATAAGAGACTTTATATCCTCATTAACCCCTACATCCCGGTACTCAAGCTGGTAATTTACCGCAAGCGGATAGCCTGAGATATCATGTATTCCAATGGTCTCTGGGTTTACACTTGCCTCATAGGTGTTCCTTCCGGTTAAAGCAAGATCTAGAGGGCTTCCATCCATTTTAAGCTCAGGGATTCCCTCATCGTACATTGTAAGAGTCAGGTCGGAAGGCGTGCCGAGCCAGGTATCCGGACTATCCAGCGCAGCCCCTTCTTCAGCTCTCGGGTTTCCTATTGCCCAGTTCGTAGTGCCTGAAATAAGCCTCGCGCTTGAGCCGTTATATAGGGCAGATGCCCAGCGGGAGCCTGCTCCTTCTCCATTGTCCGTGGTAAAGGCTGCAACCCTGCCAAGCCCGAAGCGCCAGGTGGTAAGAACAGGCTTTCCGGTGACAGTGATAACAAGACGCTCAGCTCCGGCTTTCGGAGTAACATCGTTATATCCTGTAATAGTGGCATTTGAAAGATTCACATTCTTTGTAATGAAGTGGTCTGGAGAGTACTCAAGCAGGGGGTAAGCATCAAGCTCGACTTCCTCTTCTTCTCCCTCCTCTTCAGGAGGCTCTGCCGGCGGCTCAAAGCCTATATTTGCCCTTTCTCCTTTGTTAATGTGGAAGTAGTTATTTTCAAGCCCGAGCTCTTTCATCAGGTTCTCAGCGTAATAGTTTCTGGTTTTATCAGTCTGGGAAGGAGCTACCGACTGGATATGGATAAAGTACAGATTTACACCCAGTTCCTGAAGTTCTCTTGCAGCCTGAAGGCTTGGGTCATAGGAATCCTCAATTGCTCCATCTGAGATAATAATAGCATCAAGTTCCCCATCGCTGCCTGCAAGCATATCCTTTGCAGTATTGAGACCCTCGTTTAAGGAAGTTTTACTCTGCTCATCAGAGATCAGCTTAGAGATCTTGTCTTCCAGAATTTCCCTGTTCTGGGAAAGTCCCAGGAACACGAATCCTCCTGAGACGTCATATCCTTCACTTCCGAATGCTATAACCCCTACGTTTGCATCTCTTAGGTTTTCATTCTGGATAATATAGATCGCATTTGCCAAGATATCTGCCTGGGCTCCATGGGCAGCAGTACTTGGAGAAACATCAAGTATGAGGACGAGG
This region of Methanosarcina flavescens genomic DNA includes:
- a CDS encoding diacylglycerol/polyprenol kinase family protein, producing MPSREFILELLRKSVHLVSILIVIIYEFFGKEAVLWVLILFLVTVLVLDYFRIEHKIRIPLFYIMYRKTEADRFGGHIFFTLGAISVISLFSREIAYAAILMTTFGDLAAALIGKFYGKRRVFQKIFKNDKSIEGSASEFIIDFLIGMLIVGNPIVSLVMAFFATLMETAVNKIDDNLIVPVFAGFFGQVTLALLACL
- a CDS encoding vWA domain-containing protein; protein product: MNLSLEHPEMLFLIIPVIIAGFYFLRKTKTKLVEWRMLVAFLLVLALASPYTTITQTISEENPSLVLVQDQTSSMGIFSEEAGSELYKALVASTPTALVQLTGDKTSLGDTITQYAGSGNQIVLISDGNNNAGKDLSEALEFAKETNTPVYLVEPELTTNDLSVEIIGDKTVVVDNRNEFGIVVRQASNQSVSYFLEVFVDGQLSQSRDFTLEGRNNSENPIPINQAFTTLGAHNLRVKITPHGEDRNAVNNEFFKSVYVIPKPKLTLVTNEPDSPLGRILDNLYNVSAVSTYPGAAALESSKVLVLDNQVMSSFSEAQMKEIKNYVSNGGGLVVLGGKQAYNYGNYLNSSFEEILPVLSKPSEYKGGRNLVLILDVSPSTAAHGAQADILANAIYIIQNENLRDANVGVIAFGSEGYDVSGGFVFLGLSQNREILEDKISKLISDEQSKTSLNEGLNTAKDMLAGSDGELDAIIISDGAIEDSYDPSLQAARELQELGVNLYFIHIQSVAPSQTDKTRNYYAENLMKELGLENNYFHINKGERANIGFEPPAEPPEEEGEEEEVELDAYPLLEYSPDHFITKNVNLSNATITGYNDVTPKAGAERLVITVTGKPVLTTWRFGLGRVAAFTTDNGEGAGSRWASALYNGSSARLISGTTNWAIGNPRAEEGAALDSPDTWLGTPSDLTLTMYDEGIPELKMDGSPLDLALTGRNTYEASVNPETIGIHDISGYPLAVNYQLEYRDVGVNEDIKSLILATGGKIYTEKDARALLLKDARQNSERQSDEPVSLKMPVLLAALVLYLGEILARRIKEMRKL